From a region of the Actinomadura luzonensis genome:
- a CDS encoding ABC transporter substrate-binding protein codes for MRWHKRLLVAGLTGVLALTASACAGGQVRGAGGTPAPQQSGGPSPSGPSGGTANDETFVYVPNLDVITDWDPATSYSNEIVALNNIYEGLTRYNSQTRKAEPRLATEWTSADGGKQWTFELRPGVKFHSGAPMTAAAAKKAIERTIDKKGGAAYIWDAVDTIEAPDDTTLTFKLKYPAPLDLIASSGYAAYIYDVDAVDPDGEKDAGTGPYTIDSWQKGKETELTLKAFDGYWGGWKPEQYKKVAFRVTPEITTAWQLLQRGEVSFVQRLNPQLFQQAGATENVRTSQSPSFQNLLVLFNTASGPAKDERVRQALQAAIDYDGLVAALKGSAQKASGLVPEGLLGHVAGLQPKQDLAKAQQLLEAAGYGPDNPELKLTLTYAQGDDDQKLLVTLLSSALQKLNVTLQAKPMTWNAQWDLGKKQGQDIFVMYWYPDYPDAYSWFLNVFRSADKPQFNLSYLKDAQIDASIDALPELTATNQVKADETYQDLQKKIIEEKAAVAVPYVQTYQRALAADVEGYVDNPAYPNVVFFYDLKRAA; via the coding sequence ATGCGCTGGCACAAGCGTCTGCTCGTCGCCGGGCTCACCGGTGTCCTGGCCCTGACCGCCTCCGCGTGCGCGGGCGGCCAGGTGCGCGGCGCCGGCGGCACGCCCGCGCCCCAGCAAAGCGGTGGCCCCAGCCCGAGCGGCCCGTCCGGCGGCACGGCCAACGACGAGACCTTCGTGTACGTGCCCAACCTCGACGTCATCACCGACTGGGACCCGGCGACCTCCTACTCCAACGAGATAGTCGCGCTGAACAACATCTACGAGGGCCTGACCAGGTACAACTCCCAGACCCGCAAGGCCGAGCCGCGCCTCGCCACGGAGTGGACCTCGGCCGACGGCGGCAAGCAGTGGACGTTCGAGCTGCGGCCGGGCGTCAAGTTCCACTCCGGCGCCCCGATGACGGCCGCCGCCGCCAAGAAGGCCATCGAGCGGACGATCGACAAGAAGGGCGGCGCCGCCTACATCTGGGACGCCGTGGACACCATCGAGGCCCCGGACGACACGACGCTGACGTTCAAGCTCAAGTACCCGGCCCCGCTCGACCTCATCGCCTCCTCCGGCTACGCCGCCTACATCTACGACGTGGACGCGGTGGACCCCGACGGGGAGAAGGACGCCGGCACCGGCCCGTACACGATCGACTCCTGGCAGAAGGGCAAGGAGACCGAGCTGACGCTGAAGGCGTTCGACGGCTACTGGGGCGGCTGGAAGCCGGAGCAGTACAAGAAGGTCGCCTTCCGCGTCACCCCGGAGATCACCACGGCCTGGCAGCTCCTGCAGCGCGGCGAGGTGAGCTTCGTCCAGCGGCTCAACCCGCAGCTCTTCCAGCAGGCCGGCGCGACGGAGAACGTGCGCACCTCGCAGTCGCCGTCGTTCCAGAACCTGCTGGTGCTGTTCAACACCGCCTCCGGCCCGGCGAAGGACGAGCGGGTGCGCCAGGCGCTCCAGGCGGCCATCGACTACGACGGCCTGGTGGCCGCGCTCAAGGGCTCGGCGCAGAAGGCCAGCGGCCTGGTGCCGGAGGGCCTGCTCGGCCACGTCGCCGGGCTGCAGCCCAAGCAGGACCTGGCCAAGGCCCAGCAGCTCCTGGAGGCGGCCGGCTACGGCCCCGACAACCCCGAGCTGAAGCTCACCCTCACCTACGCCCAGGGCGACGACGACCAGAAGCTGCTGGTCACGCTGCTCAGCTCGGCGCTGCAGAAGCTCAACGTCACGCTCCAGGCCAAGCCGATGACCTGGAACGCGCAGTGGGACCTGGGCAAGAAGCAGGGCCAGGACATCTTCGTCATGTACTGGTACCCGGACTACCCGGACGCCTACTCGTGGTTCCTCAACGTGTTCAGGAGCGCCGACAAGCCGCAGTTCAACCTGTCGTACCTGAAGGACGCCCAGATCGACGCGAGCATCGACGCGCTGCCCGAGCTGACCGCGACCAACCAGGTCAAGGCCGACGAGACCTACCAGGACCTGCAGAAGAAGATCATCGAGGAGAAGGCGGCGGTGGCGGTGCCGTACGTGCAGACCTACCAGCGCGCGCTGGCCGCCGACGTCGAGGGGTACGTGGACAACCCCGCCTACCCCAACGTGGTCTTCTTCTACGACCTGAAGCGCGCAGCCTGA
- a CDS encoding RpiB/LacA/LacB family sugar-phosphate isomerase, with the protein MRISVAADSRDGVAERVVSELRRRGHEVLTHGALADGEHGERGVEQGGEQGDGERDDWAWACERAARDVAEGRAEQAVVCCWTGTGASIAANKVPGVRAALCVDAYTADGARKWNDANVLALSLRLTSDVVLDEILDAWLAGRPSTDPADVANIAHLEQI; encoded by the coding sequence ATGCGGATCTCGGTGGCCGCCGACAGCAGGGACGGCGTGGCCGAACGGGTCGTGAGCGAGCTGCGGCGGCGCGGCCACGAGGTGCTCACGCACGGCGCGCTCGCCGACGGCGAGCACGGCGAGCGGGGCGTCGAGCAGGGCGGCGAGCAGGGCGACGGCGAGCGTGACGACTGGGCGTGGGCCTGCGAGCGGGCCGCCCGCGACGTCGCCGAGGGCCGCGCCGAGCAGGCCGTCGTGTGCTGCTGGACCGGCACCGGCGCCTCGATCGCCGCCAACAAGGTGCCCGGCGTGCGCGCCGCGCTGTGCGTCGACGCCTACACCGCCGACGGGGCCCGCAAGTGGAACGACGCCAACGTGCTCGCCCTGAGCCTGCGGCTGACCTCCGACGTGGTGCTCGACGAGATCCTCGACGCCTGGCTGGCGGGCCGCCCCAGCACCGACCCCGCCGACGTCGCCAACATCGCCCACCTGGAGCAGATATGA
- a CDS encoding DUF917 domain-containing protein, producing the protein MSIDASTHAALDAGDIPALARGCAVLGTGGGGDVRTGSLAAVRAVREYGPVPLVGLADLPEDALVVPLSGIGAPTVSHEMIHSEDEPRRIAEEVERLFGRPPGAVMSSEIGGSNGVAPVAWAAQLGLPLLDADGMGRAFPEVQMVSMYVAGLPADLVIMSDVQGNVVTIRPVDGLWSERLARAVCVAAGSSALMADYVLTAAGARGAVIEGTVTRALEIGRATEGAADPLRALQDRLGAARLVTGKLTDVERRTTGGFVRGTATIEGTGEDRGRTLVLELQNENLVAVEDGRPLAMVPDLITVVDTETAAAIQTEGLRYGQRVTVLAWPCDPLWRTPKGLGTAGPRAFGYELDYVPVEELTARG; encoded by the coding sequence ATGAGCATTGATGCCAGCACTCACGCGGCGCTCGACGCCGGCGACATCCCGGCCCTCGCCCGCGGCTGCGCCGTCCTCGGCACCGGCGGCGGGGGAGACGTGCGCACCGGATCGCTCGCGGCCGTCAGGGCCGTCCGCGAGTACGGCCCCGTCCCGCTGGTCGGCCTGGCCGACCTCCCCGAGGACGCCCTGGTGGTGCCGCTGTCCGGGATCGGCGCGCCGACCGTCAGCCACGAGATGATCCACAGCGAGGACGAGCCCAGACGCATCGCCGAGGAGGTCGAACGGCTCTTCGGCCGGCCGCCGGGCGCGGTGATGTCCTCCGAGATCGGCGGCTCCAACGGCGTCGCCCCGGTCGCCTGGGCCGCCCAGCTCGGCCTGCCGCTGCTCGACGCCGACGGCATGGGCCGGGCCTTCCCCGAGGTGCAGATGGTCTCCATGTACGTCGCGGGCCTGCCGGCCGACCTGGTGATCATGTCGGACGTCCAGGGCAACGTGGTCACCATCCGCCCCGTGGACGGCCTCTGGTCCGAGCGCCTGGCCAGGGCGGTGTGCGTGGCGGCCGGCTCGTCCGCGCTGATGGCCGACTACGTGCTGACGGCGGCCGGCGCGCGCGGCGCGGTCATCGAGGGCACGGTCACCCGCGCCCTGGAGATCGGCCGCGCCACCGAGGGGGCCGCCGACCCGCTGCGCGCGCTCCAGGACCGGCTCGGGGCGGCCCGCCTGGTCACCGGCAAGCTCACCGACGTCGAGCGCCGCACCACGGGCGGCTTCGTCCGCGGCACGGCGACGATCGAGGGCACCGGCGAGGACCGGGGCCGCACGCTGGTGCTGGAGCTGCAGAACGAGAACCTGGTCGCGGTCGAGGACGGCCGCCCGCTCGCGATGGTGCCCGACCTGATCACGGTCGTCGACACCGAGACCGCCGCCGCGATCCAGACCGAGGGCCTGCGCTACGGCCAGCGCGTGACCGTGCTGGCTTGGCCCTGCGACCCGCTCTGGCGCACGCCGAAGGGCCTGGGGACGGCCGGGCCGCGGGCCTTCGGCTACGAGCTGGACTACGTCCCGGTGGAGGAGCTGACCGCGCGTGGCTGA
- a CDS encoding amidohydrolase, with amino-acid sequence MTDVLLRGGLPWGLGSPADVLVRDGLIHAVGPALAAPGARVIDITGQLVLPGLVEAHCHLDKTLYGGPWVPHSADDSLAGRIGNDLGRRAELGVPDPGRITALLERMSAAGTTHVRTHTDVDPHVGLRGVEAVREAAARVPGIEVRQVAFPQHGLLTNPGTAELLEEALKSGVEAVGGLDPAGVDRDPVRHLDLIFGLAERYGAHVDIHLHDGGTLGGWELELIIERAKALGLGGRVTVSHAYALGQLDEAHQDRLVHGLAEAGVALVTAAVYSFPVPPVKKLRAAGVTLACGHDGIRDLWGPYGSGDMLERAMHVAYRSTFRRDEDIELALEAATFGGARALGLERYGLAEGDRADLVVLPCGGPAEAVVVHPARTLVMKDGVVLHN; translated from the coding sequence ATGACCGACGTGCTGCTCCGCGGCGGGCTCCCCTGGGGGCTCGGGTCACCCGCCGACGTCCTCGTCCGCGACGGCCTGATCCACGCCGTCGGCCCCGCTCTCGCCGCCCCGGGCGCGCGGGTGATCGACATCACCGGCCAGCTCGTGCTGCCCGGCCTGGTCGAGGCGCACTGCCACCTCGACAAGACCCTGTACGGCGGCCCGTGGGTGCCCCACTCCGCCGACGACAGCCTGGCCGGCCGCATCGGCAACGACCTCGGCCGCCGCGCCGAGCTGGGCGTGCCCGACCCCGGTCGCATCACCGCCCTGCTGGAGCGCATGAGCGCGGCCGGCACCACCCACGTCCGCACCCACACCGACGTCGACCCGCACGTGGGGCTGCGCGGCGTCGAGGCCGTGCGCGAGGCCGCCGCCCGCGTGCCCGGGATCGAGGTGCGCCAGGTCGCCTTCCCGCAGCACGGCCTGCTGACCAACCCCGGCACCGCCGAGCTGCTGGAGGAGGCGCTGAAGAGCGGCGTGGAGGCGGTGGGCGGGCTCGACCCGGCCGGCGTCGACCGCGATCCGGTGCGCCACCTCGACCTGATCTTCGGCCTGGCCGAGCGGTACGGCGCGCACGTCGACATCCACCTGCACGACGGCGGCACGCTCGGCGGCTGGGAGCTGGAGCTGATCATCGAGCGGGCCAAGGCGCTGGGGCTGGGCGGGCGCGTGACGGTGAGCCACGCGTACGCGCTGGGCCAGCTCGACGAGGCCCACCAGGACCGGCTGGTCCACGGGCTGGCCGAGGCGGGCGTCGCGCTGGTCACCGCCGCCGTCTACAGCTTCCCGGTGCCGCCGGTGAAGAAGCTGCGGGCCGCCGGCGTCACGCTCGCCTGCGGGCACGACGGCATCCGTGACCTCTGGGGGCCGTACGGCAGCGGTGACATGCTGGAGCGGGCCATGCACGTGGCCTACCGCAGCACCTTCCGCAGGGACGAGGACATCGAGCTGGCGCTGGAGGCCGCCACGTTCGGCGGGGCGCGGGCGCTCGGGCTGGAGCGCTACGGGCTGGCCGAGGGCGACCGGGCCGACCTGGTCGTGCTGCCGTGCGGCGGCCCGGCGGAGGCCGTGGTCGTCCACCCTGCGCGCACTCTGGTCATGAAGGACGGCGTCGTCCTGCACAATTGA
- a CDS encoding ABC transporter permease — protein MARHLARRLGQALLVVAGVVVLTFAVMRLVPGDPAVAYAGPKATPEQLAAARERFGLDDPLPAQLLAYVRDLVTGDWGTSLRTRQPVRDDLYLAFPASLELVGAALVLAIVVGVPVGVLAARFKRRLPDLGVRLTSMLAVSVPVFWLALTLQLVFATNLGWFPIAGEYDATLDTTSPLTLWTNITIVDALITGNWPILTSTLRHLVLPALVVAAYPAGVIAQMTRATLIEESGQDHARMERALGFGETAILTRFALRPSLAPVLSIVALVFAYSIVNGFLVEAVFNWPGLGRYAAESIKALDTPAIAGVTLLVALVYTLANLIVDLLQGVVDPRVRAR, from the coding sequence ATGGCCCGTCATCTGGCCCGCCGGCTCGGCCAGGCCCTCCTGGTCGTGGCCGGCGTGGTCGTGCTCACCTTCGCCGTGATGCGGCTGGTGCCGGGCGATCCCGCGGTCGCCTACGCCGGCCCGAAGGCCACGCCCGAGCAGCTCGCCGCCGCCCGCGAGCGGTTCGGGCTGGACGACCCGCTGCCGGCGCAGCTCCTCGCCTACGTCCGCGACCTGGTGACCGGCGACTGGGGCACCAGCCTGCGCACCCGGCAGCCGGTCCGCGACGACCTCTACCTGGCCTTCCCGGCCTCGCTGGAGCTGGTCGGCGCGGCGCTGGTGCTGGCGATCGTCGTCGGGGTGCCGGTCGGCGTGCTCGCCGCCCGCTTCAAGCGGCGGCTGCCGGACCTCGGCGTGCGGCTCACCAGCATGCTCGCGGTCTCCGTGCCGGTCTTCTGGCTGGCGCTGACCCTGCAACTGGTCTTCGCGACCAACCTGGGCTGGTTCCCGATCGCCGGCGAGTACGACGCCACGCTCGACACCACCAGCCCGCTCACCCTGTGGACGAACATCACGATCGTCGACGCCCTCATCACCGGCAACTGGCCGATCCTCACCAGCACCCTGCGGCATCTGGTGCTGCCCGCGCTCGTGGTGGCCGCCTACCCCGCCGGCGTGATCGCCCAGATGACCCGGGCGACGCTCATCGAGGAGTCCGGCCAGGACCACGCGCGGATGGAGCGGGCGCTCGGGTTCGGCGAGACGGCCATCCTCACCAGGTTCGCGCTGCGGCCGTCGCTGGCGCCGGTGTTGTCGATCGTGGCCCTGGTGTTCGCGTACTCGATCGTCAACGGCTTCCTCGTCGAGGCGGTCTTCAACTGGCCCGGGCTCGGCCGCTACGCCGCCGAGTCGATCAAGGCGCTGGACACCCCGGCCATCGCGGGCGTGACGCTGCTGGTCGCGCTCGTGTACACGCTGGCCAACCTCATCGTGGACCTGCTCCAGGGCGTCGTGGACCCGCGGGTGAGGGCCCGGTGA
- a CDS encoding hydantoinase/oxoprolinase family protein, which translates to MADLRIGIDVGGTNTDAVVLDPAGRVIAKAKRPTTPDVTEGLRAALDAVLTQVPDAARRVARVMLGTTHATNAILERRALGRVAVLRLGAPATTGVPPLTGWPEDLRKAVSAGEAVLPGGHYVDGRELAPPGLDAVRRFLDGVEAEAVAVTGVFSPASGEHERLVGELVAAEYGLPVSLSHEIGSLGLLERENATVLNAALYGVAAHVTGALAAALAERGLGARPYLAQNDGTLMTLEHAARLPVATIGSGPANSLRGAAYLSGAADAIVVDVGGTSTDLGVLAGGFPRESAAAVEIGGVLTNFRMPDILAIALGGGTVVREHGVGPDSVGYRIAEEALVLGGSTPTLTDAAVAAGRTPPHVTGWRVDTSAAIADMLQRALAVADARIADAVDRMALGRADRPLVAVGGGAFVLPARVPGAGEVIRPEHAEVANAVGAAIALASGRVDTILPAGDSRSKAIERAKEEAAARAVAAGADPALVEIVDLLEVPLSYLSEPAVRVHVKAAGPLAR; encoded by the coding sequence GTGGCTGACCTGAGGATCGGGATCGACGTCGGCGGCACCAACACCGACGCCGTGGTGCTGGACCCGGCCGGCCGGGTGATCGCCAAGGCCAAGCGCCCGACCACCCCCGACGTGACGGAGGGCCTGCGGGCCGCCCTGGACGCCGTGCTCACGCAGGTGCCGGACGCCGCGCGGCGCGTGGCCCGCGTCATGCTCGGCACCACGCACGCCACCAACGCGATCCTGGAGCGCCGCGCCCTCGGCCGGGTCGCCGTGCTGCGGCTCGGCGCGCCCGCCACGACCGGCGTCCCCCCGCTCACCGGCTGGCCGGAGGACCTGCGCAAGGCCGTCTCCGCGGGGGAGGCGGTCCTGCCCGGCGGCCACTACGTGGACGGCCGCGAGCTGGCCCCGCCCGGCCTGGACGCCGTCCGCCGCTTCCTCGACGGCGTCGAGGCGGAGGCGGTGGCGGTCACCGGCGTGTTCAGCCCGGCGAGCGGCGAGCACGAGCGGCTGGTGGGGGAGCTGGTCGCCGCCGAGTACGGCCTGCCGGTCTCGCTCAGCCACGAGATCGGCTCGCTCGGCCTGCTGGAGCGCGAGAACGCGACCGTGCTGAACGCCGCCCTGTACGGGGTCGCCGCGCACGTGACGGGCGCGCTGGCGGCCGCGCTGGCCGAGCGGGGCCTCGGCGCCCGGCCGTACCTGGCGCAGAACGACGGCACGCTCATGACGCTGGAGCACGCCGCCCGGCTGCCGGTCGCCACGATCGGCTCGGGCCCGGCGAACTCGCTGCGCGGGGCGGCGTACCTGTCGGGCGCGGCCGACGCGATCGTCGTGGACGTCGGCGGCACCTCCACCGACCTCGGCGTGCTGGCCGGCGGGTTCCCGCGCGAGTCGGCGGCGGCGGTCGAGATCGGCGGCGTGCTCACCAACTTCCGCATGCCGGACATCCTGGCCATCGCGCTCGGCGGCGGCACCGTCGTACGCGAGCACGGTGTCGGGCCGGACTCGGTCGGCTACCGCATCGCGGAGGAGGCCCTGGTCCTCGGCGGGAGCACGCCGACCCTGACCGACGCCGCCGTGGCCGCCGGCCGTACCCCGCCGCACGTCACCGGCTGGCGGGTTGACACCTCGGCAGCAATCGCCGACATGCTGCAAAGGGCGCTGGCCGTCGCGGACGCGCGGATCGCCGACGCGGTGGACCGGATGGCGCTCGGCCGGGCCGACCGGCCGCTGGTCGCGGTGGGTGGCGGGGCGTTCGTGCTGCCCGCCCGGGTGCCCGGGGCGGGCGAGGTGATCCGCCCGGAGCACGCCGAGGTCGCCAACGCCGTCGGGGCCGCGATCGCGCTGGCGAGCGGCAGAGTCGATACGATCTTGCCTGCGGGAGATAGCCGGTCGAAGGCCATCGAAAGGGCCAAGGAGGAGGCGGCGGCGCGAGCCGTGGCGGCCGGGGCGGACCCTGCCCTCGTGGAGATCGTCGATCTCCTGGAGGTGCCGCTCAGCTACCTCTCCGAGCCCGCCGTGCGGGTACACGTCAAAGCAGCCGGACCCCTCGCCCGGTGA